A genomic window from Luteolibacter sp. LG18 includes:
- a CDS encoding NAD(P)/FAD-dependent oxidoreductase, whose protein sequence is MKYDILVLGGGFAGAYCAKALGANRSLKVGLVAERNVLVFQPMLAEVAGATLSPLDVVHPLRHFCKTADILQGKVKRIDWAAKKVIVDGGRFTRNHEIEFDQLVLTLGSVTDLSKVPGMTEYGLPMKNAADAMRIRSSIINRLEEANLVEDEAVRQRLITFVIVGGGYTGVETAGQVLDLVNSAKQFYANLRDKKPRVVLIHSRPHLLEEIGPDLGDHAQRVLEKRGMEIILNSRVSEATSNRIHYAEGQFIETNTIISSIGNAPNPAVMDLCKQLGIEAEKGRVATEPGMRVKGQDKLWAAGDCAAVPWNDDGELKTSPPTAQLALRQGRQLGLNILRALRGEPLQPFTHRYLGQLATVGAHEAVAEILGFRFSGFVAWWMWRSIYLSKLPGFGRKLRVMIDWTFELFFPRDLSAPLPVPEDPMPSVHFEVGENFAERGDPCRAVLLVRTGKIIASAPGEPDREYGPGSVIGQDERDAAGCWTHTLVAGDRTDAVLFRGRALDLLRSGVRIEALAPAATPSSAS, encoded by the coding sequence ATGAAATACGACATCCTGGTTCTGGGCGGTGGGTTCGCAGGCGCGTATTGCGCGAAGGCCCTGGGCGCGAACCGCTCGCTGAAGGTCGGGCTGGTGGCGGAGCGCAACGTGCTCGTCTTCCAGCCGATGCTCGCCGAGGTCGCGGGGGCCACCCTTTCCCCGCTCGACGTCGTCCACCCGCTGCGGCACTTCTGCAAGACCGCCGACATCCTTCAGGGGAAAGTAAAGCGCATCGATTGGGCCGCGAAGAAGGTGATCGTCGATGGCGGCCGCTTCACCCGCAACCACGAGATCGAGTTCGACCAACTGGTACTGACGCTCGGCAGCGTGACCGACCTGAGCAAGGTCCCCGGCATGACCGAGTATGGCCTGCCGATGAAAAACGCGGCGGACGCGATGCGGATCCGCTCGTCCATCATCAACCGATTGGAGGAGGCGAACCTGGTGGAGGACGAGGCGGTGCGGCAGCGCCTGATCACCTTCGTGATCGTGGGCGGCGGCTACACCGGCGTGGAGACCGCCGGCCAGGTGCTGGACCTGGTGAACTCCGCGAAACAATTCTACGCGAACCTCCGGGACAAGAAGCCGCGGGTGGTGCTGATCCACAGCCGCCCGCACCTGCTGGAGGAGATCGGCCCGGATCTCGGCGACCACGCCCAACGGGTGCTGGAAAAGCGCGGCATGGAGATCATCCTGAACTCCCGCGTCAGCGAGGCCACCTCCAACCGCATCCATTACGCGGAGGGGCAATTCATCGAAACCAACACGATCATCTCCAGCATCGGCAACGCGCCGAATCCGGCGGTGATGGACCTGTGCAAACAGCTCGGCATCGAGGCGGAAAAAGGCCGGGTCGCCACGGAGCCCGGCATGCGGGTGAAGGGCCAGGACAAGCTGTGGGCGGCGGGTGACTGCGCGGCGGTGCCGTGGAACGACGACGGTGAGCTGAAAACCTCCCCTCCCACCGCCCAGCTCGCCCTGCGCCAGGGCCGCCAGCTCGGCCTGAACATCCTGCGCGCGCTGCGCGGCGAGCCGCTCCAACCCTTCACCCACCGCTATCTCGGTCAGCTCGCCACGGTGGGCGCGCACGAAGCGGTGGCGGAGATCCTCGGCTTCCGCTTCAGCGGCTTCGTGGCGTGGTGGATGTGGCGCTCCATCTACCTTTCGAAGTTGCCCGGCTTCGGCCGGAAACTGCGGGTGATGATCGACTGGACCTTCGAGTTGTTCTTCCCACGCGACCTCAGCGCGCCGCTGCCGGTGCCGGAGGACCCGATGCCCTCGGTCCACTTCGAGGTGGGCGAGAATTTCGCCGAGCGGGGCGATCCGTGCCGGGCGGTGCTGCTGGTGCGGACGGGCAAGATAATCGCCTCCGCCCCCGGCGAACCGGACCGCGAATACGGCCCCGGCAGCGTGATCGGCCAGGACGAGCGGGACGCGGCGGGCTGCTGGACCCACACGCTGGTGGCCGGGGATCGCACCGACGCCGTGCTGTTCCGCGGACGCGCCCTGGACCTGCTTCGGTCCGGCGTGCGGATCGAGGCCCTGGCTCCCGCGGCGACGCCCTCCAGCGCCTCCTGA